A genomic stretch from Achromobacter spanius includes:
- a CDS encoding branched-chain amino acid ABC transporter ATP-binding protein/permease: MNKRLASRRLWLALYALLAVAALVLAATVNGYYVFVLGNVALLALAGIGLNVLLGLTGQMSFGHAGFYAIGAYTVAILTGQAGWSFWLAWPAAAVVAGAFGLLLALPALRVKGPYLAMITIAFGFIVEHALIEGGDVTGGQNGIMGIAQPSLAGIGGDRGVAMLAIVAVFVALAAYALLSRGTWGAAMRAVKDSETASESIGINPLMVKTVAFMVSAAVVGLAGGLYAPQTGMITPHNFNFMQSILFVLAVTLGGAGSLAGPLLGAVVVGLLPELLSSLEEYRLLFFGVFLLVVLWAAPDGVAGLLSRWRRNAAGQALAPRHGGGMSMGGRAGRVLRANALTMTFGGVRAVQSVSFNVPPAAITALIGPNGAGKSTVINMLSGYYQPTSGAVSLGDTPLAALPAYRVARGGIARTYQTSQLFDTLTVEDNVALGMVRGRLGGLLGSRRYLAPDVRERARALLAFCGYEGALNIPAADLPHVDRRLVEIARALATDADILLMDEPAAGLSREDKTRLAGLLRRIAEAGAGVLLVEHDMTLVMGVSDHVVAIDAGRELAKGNPAEIQQSPAVRQAYLGDDSARRAPAARQRPAGTPVAPEVLGVGNLVTGYGANPVLHGIDLQVRQGEMVALLGANGAGKSTLMRTLAGLHRPAQGGMHLQGMELNNLAADRIVARGLVLVPEGRQVFPGLSVLDNIRLGAFLHPQDREARVEEMLTRFPRLRERLHQRAGLLSGGEQQMLAIARGLMAKPVILLLDEPSLGLAPKIIDELFEALDRLRAESMTILLVDQMAALALSLADRAYVLESGRVAAQGSAAEIAQDGALARAYLGA; the protein is encoded by the coding sequence ATGAATAAGCGACTTGCATCGCGCCGGCTGTGGCTGGCGCTCTACGCGCTGCTGGCCGTGGCCGCCCTGGTTCTGGCGGCTACCGTCAATGGCTATTACGTCTTCGTGCTGGGCAACGTGGCGCTGCTGGCGTTGGCTGGCATCGGTTTGAACGTGCTGCTGGGGCTGACCGGGCAGATGTCGTTCGGCCACGCGGGCTTCTACGCCATCGGTGCCTACACCGTGGCCATCCTGACCGGCCAGGCGGGTTGGAGCTTCTGGCTGGCGTGGCCCGCGGCGGCTGTGGTGGCGGGCGCCTTCGGACTGCTGCTGGCCTTGCCCGCGCTGCGCGTGAAGGGGCCGTACCTGGCGATGATCACCATCGCCTTTGGCTTCATCGTGGAACACGCGCTGATCGAAGGCGGCGACGTCACGGGCGGGCAAAACGGCATCATGGGGATCGCACAGCCCTCGCTGGCTGGCATCGGCGGCGACCGGGGCGTGGCGATGCTGGCGATCGTGGCCGTGTTCGTGGCGCTGGCGGCATACGCGCTGCTGTCGCGCGGCACCTGGGGCGCAGCCATGCGCGCGGTGAAAGACAGCGAGACCGCCAGCGAATCCATCGGCATCAATCCCTTGATGGTCAAGACGGTGGCGTTCATGGTGTCGGCGGCGGTGGTGGGCTTGGCGGGCGGGCTCTACGCGCCGCAGACCGGCATGATCACGCCGCACAACTTCAATTTCATGCAGTCGATTCTGTTCGTGCTGGCGGTAACGCTGGGCGGCGCGGGGTCCCTGGCCGGGCCCTTGCTGGGCGCGGTGGTGGTGGGTCTGCTGCCCGAACTGCTGTCCAGCCTGGAGGAATACCGCCTGCTGTTCTTCGGTGTGTTCCTGCTGGTGGTGCTGTGGGCGGCGCCGGATGGGGTGGCAGGCTTGCTGTCGCGCTGGCGTCGCAACGCGGCGGGCCAGGCGCTTGCACCGCGCCATGGCGGCGGCATGTCGATGGGCGGACGCGCCGGGCGCGTGCTGCGCGCCAATGCGCTGACCATGACGTTTGGCGGCGTGCGCGCCGTCCAGTCCGTGTCGTTCAACGTGCCGCCCGCCGCCATCACGGCGCTGATCGGCCCCAATGGCGCGGGCAAGTCCACCGTCATCAACATGCTTAGCGGCTACTACCAGCCGACCAGCGGCGCGGTGTCGCTGGGCGACACGCCACTGGCCGCCCTGCCCGCCTATCGCGTGGCGCGCGGCGGCATTGCCCGCACCTATCAGACCTCGCAGTTGTTCGACACCTTGACCGTGGAAGACAACGTGGCGCTGGGCATGGTGCGCGGCCGTTTGGGCGGGCTGCTGGGATCGCGCCGCTACCTGGCACCAGACGTACGCGAACGCGCGCGCGCCCTGCTGGCGTTCTGCGGCTACGAAGGCGCGCTGAACATCCCCGCCGCCGACCTGCCGCACGTGGACCGGCGGCTGGTGGAAATTGCCCGCGCGCTGGCTACGGACGCCGACATCCTGCTGATGGACGAACCGGCCGCGGGCCTGTCGCGCGAAGACAAGACGCGCCTGGCCGGTCTGTTGCGGCGCATCGCCGAAGCGGGCGCGGGCGTGCTGCTGGTCGAACACGACATGACGCTGGTGATGGGCGTGTCCGATCACGTCGTGGCCATCGACGCGGGCCGCGAACTGGCCAAGGGCAACCCGGCCGAAATCCAGCAGTCGCCCGCGGTGCGCCAGGCGTATCTGGGCGACGACAGCGCACGGCGCGCGCCGGCCGCGCGGCAACGTCCGGCGGGCACGCCCGTGGCGCCCGAGGTGCTGGGCGTGGGCAACCTAGTCACCGGCTACGGGGCGAATCCCGTGCTGCACGGTATCGACCTGCAAGTGCGCCAGGGCGAGATGGTGGCGCTGCTGGGGGCCAACGGCGCGGGCAAGTCGACCTTGATGCGCACGCTGGCGGGGCTGCATCGGCCCGCGCAAGGCGGCATGCATTTGCAAGGGATGGAACTGAACAACCTGGCCGCCGACCGCATCGTGGCGCGCGGCCTGGTGCTGGTGCCCGAAGGGCGGCAAGTGTTTCCCGGCTTGAGCGTGCTGGACAACATCCGGCTGGGCGCCTTCCTGCATCCCCAGGACCGCGAGGCCCGCGTCGAGGAAATGCTGACGCGCTTTCCGCGCCTGCGCGAACGCCTGCATCAGCGCGCCGGCCTCTTGTCGGGCGGCGAACAGCAGATGCTGGCGATCGCGCGCGGGCTGATGGCCAAGCCGGTGATCCTGCTGCTGGACGAGCCGTCGCTGGGCCTGGCGCCCAAGATCATTGATGAGCTGTTTGAAGCGCTGGACCGCCTGCGTGCGGAATCCATGACGATTCTTCTGGTGGATCAGATGGCGGCGCTGGCGCTATCGTTGGCGGACCGGGCGTATGTGCTGGAATCGGGACGCGTGGCGGCTCAGGGGTCGGCGGCGGAGATTGCGCAAGACGGCGCGTTGGCTCGGGCGTATCTGGGCGCGTAA